Genomic DNA from Triticum dicoccoides isolate Atlit2015 ecotype Zavitan chromosome 4B, WEW_v2.0, whole genome shotgun sequence:
GCCATACAGGGAGGTCATGCAGCGCTGGCCGAGGGACAACGGCAGCCGCCTCAGGCTCGGCAGGCTCGAGTTCGTCAACGAGGTGTTCGGGCCGGAGTCCATCGAGTTCGACAGCCAGGGCCGCGGGCCCTACGCCGGGCTCGCCGACGGCCGCGTCGTGCGGTGGATGGGGGACAAGACCGGGTGGGAGACGTTCGCCGTCATGAATCCTGACTGGTAATTGGCTTACTGCAGATAAATCCATAGCTTACCTGTGTGTTTGCAAACTAAAATGATTTCTTGGAAAAAAAAAAGGTCGGAGAAAGTTTGTGCTAACGGAGTGGAGTCAACGACGAAGAAGCAGCACGGGAAGGAGAAGTGGTGCGGCCGGCCTCTCGGGCTGAGGTTCCACAGGGAGACCGGCGAGCTCTTCATCGCCGACGCGTACTATGGGCTCATGGCCGTCGGCGAAAGCGGCGGCGTGGCGACCTCCCTGGCAAGGGAGGTCGGCGGGGACCCGGTCCACTTCGCCAACGACCTCGACATCCACATGAACGGCTCGATATTCTTCACCGACACGAGCACGAGATACAGCAGAAAGTGAGCGGAGTACTGTCGCTGATCTCCATTTTTGTTCTTGAGATGTTGTGTTTGAGTGTCTGACACCATGACTGATCATGCAGGGATCATTTGAACATTTTGCTAGAAGGAGAAGGCACGGGGAGGCTGCTGAGATATGACCGAGAAACCGGTGCCGTTCATGTCGTGCTCAACGGGCTGGTCTTCCCAAACGGCGTGCAGATTTCACAGGACCAGCAATTTCTCCTCTTCTCCGAGACAACCAACTGCAGGTGAGATAAACTCAGGTTTTCAGTATGATCCGGCTCGAGAGATCCAGGAACTGATGACGGCTCATGCATGCACGCTAGGATCATGAGGTACTGGCTGGAAGGTCCAAGAGCGGGCCAGGTGGAGGTGTTCGCGAACCTGCCGGGGTTCCCCGACAACGTGCGCCTGAACAGCAAGGGGCAGTTCTGGGTGGCGATCGACTGCTGCCGGACGCCGACGCAGGAGGTGTTCGCGCGGTGGCCGTGGCTGCGGACCGCCTACTTCAAGATCCCGGTGTCGATGAAAACGCTGGGGAAGATGGTGAGCATGAAGATGTACACGCTTCTCGCGCTCCTCGACGGCGAGGGGAACGTGGTGGAGGTGCTCGAGGACCGGGGCGGCGAGGTGATGAAGCTGGTGAGCGAGGTGAGGGAGGTGGACCGGAGGCTGTGGATCGGGACCGTTGCGCACAACCACATCGCCACGATCCCTTACCCGCTGGACTAGAGGGAGTGTGCAGTGTCCATTTGCTGGTTTATATTAGCAAGGAGGTGTATCAGTTTATGGTTTGCTTGTTTATTGGGTTCGTGTGATGATCATGTTGTGAATTTGACGATGGATTCTTTTTCTTTTGTGACAAGAACTCTGATCTTTATAAAGGCTCACGAGAAGTATATAagcataataaaaattatatcaagGTCCTTGAATCGTCGAACGACCATTGCCGCCATTAGAACAAGCCGTTGTCGTCGCTTCTGCTGGAGCCGGCCTAATGTTGTAGATCAGCGCCTTCTAGTTGCAGTCGTCACCGTCGAAGCCTTGAATCGATCTAAAGAATCCTACACCAAATCTTGCCATCGCGTATGCacgacgagaaaccctaacctcaccgcACCGAGAAGCTAGCGGGAATCAAAGACAGGGCTCCATCTAATCCGCCCCTACTTACGAACTTGAGGAGGATCAAAACCTATAGAAGAGTAATGATGAGTGGATTTCTcactcattttcatccatgtttaaaccgGATATTCTCAGATTTTTTCGAGATAATCACTTCAATTTGCCTACTAATGACTAAAATAATTGCATAAGATTGCAAATCACATTGATTATTTTATTTCATGCAAAAATTTGCTATTTTCGGTGATAAATTAGGCCATAAAAGGGACACAATGGCTCAAGATCAAACTCAATCAGTCGGAGCCGTGTAGCAGCTTCCAGAGGAAGAGACAACATGCGGTACAAACATGGCTACTCGTATCGATACTCGTACCAAGCGCCAACGACCCCATGATGTATCCCTAACGACTTCCATAAAAGGGCCATTGGCTGATTCGCATCGGAGACGCCTCTAAACCCTATTTTGCCACTCAGCACCCTATAAAAGAGATGAAAACCCTTCAGGGGGGAGGAGGGTGGGAGCGTCCATCCATGCCACGAAGAGTCGCTAGCATGTCGTCATTCCCTACAGCTGCCATagccatctccatctccatagCCTCCGTCTTTGTCAACCATGTTACTTGTAACCAAGAGTACATTGCGATCGCATGCATTGTATGACTTGTAATCATTCATCTTCAAGTATCAATCTTTACAATGACCATTAATGTATTGTAGTGAGTAGTCTCCTCGAGTTAAGTATCAATCTTTATAATGACCATTGCTTGTATTGTGGTGAATAGTTTCCTCGGGGTAAGGACCGAGGCGTAGCCTCATAGCCCCAGGTCATATACACGCATTAGCGGATCGTTAGTTTAGTTTGATGTTAACGTTATTATTATGTGTTGCACAATGGTTTTGTGTCTTGTCTCTGCCTCAATCCTAGTACTTGCGTGTACACCCAAGATAGCGAAGATCGAACAAGGAGAGATTATAGGTAGAGAAGAGTGAAAGGCTATAATGAAGATGGGTGACAGTAAGATTACTATGGTAGCTGGAAGTGAGTCTCTGGGGGTACATACGATGCATCCATTAAATGCCTAAAGTGTGTTGGTATGAATACTCCTTAATAAATGAGATAACCCCACGAGTCGGAAGGGCCTTCGATGGAAAATAGAACCTCAATGCGCTTGCAGTCGGTCGTGGATTTATTTGGATGCATCTCCCACAACAAACCATTGACAAGATATATATAGCAGTGTTTACCAGAGCCATATCAATTATCTAGATGAGATCCCCATCGCAGATATATTTGATTGTAGGTGAAACCTTTAGCCCTGGCCCTCTACGAAATTGGTCCAGAAAACTGGAAATATTTGAGATAAGAAGTTATTGCAGAAATCCGTAAGCACCACTTCCCATAAACCTAGGGTCTCTAGGGGAAAATGGCACTATATACATATGAAAACCGGATTGAGGGTAATCAACTAACTTGAAGAAGATGCACCTGCGAATTCTAAAAACCATAACCTATCTGCCATCCGGTGTGTGATGCACCAGGATTTTCCTCCCCGCCACTAGCCGCCTGAGCGGTCGAAGGATCCACGGACTCACATATGGAGATCGAGGAGAGGAAGGCTTTGCCCTAGTCACCTTGCAAGAGGGGAAAGAAAAATTTGACACTAGATTCTTGGTATAAGAGGAACACATGTAAGATGCGCAAGGCCTTGTTTGGATTTAAAATTAACACTCTAGGGGGAGATGATTCTTTCATTAGGCCTCGGCCTTCGACGAAGTTCATTATGTTCCTTATCCAGCTCCCTCCCCTTCTCCCGCCTCCCATCCCTGTGGTCCTTCACTTTGGCTCGGCCATGGGGGACTGTAGGCACAAACCCTAGGTCTGCTTCCTGTCCTTGGTCGGCCTCGAAGGATGTGGTTATTCTCCGGTGGGTGATGACAGTACTCCATTGCCACTCCAACGACCATcagcgctgttggaaatatgccctggaggcaataataaattggttattatcatatttccttgttcatgataatcatttattatccatgctagaattgtattgatcggaaactcagatacatgtgcggatacatagacaaaaccgtgtccctagtaagcatctaccggactagctcgttgatcaaagatggctatggtttcctagccatggacatgagttgtcatttgataacgggatcacatcattaggagaatgatgtgatggacaagaaccaaacTATAAACATAGCACATGATtgtgtcaagtttattgctattgttttctacatgtcaagtatatgttcctatgaccataagatcatgcaactcactgataccgtaggagtaccttgtgtgtaccaaacatcgcaatgtaactgggtgactataaaggtgctctacgggtatcttcgagggtgtctattgagttggcatggatcaagactgggatttgtcactccgtatgacggagaggtatcctaggtcccactcggtaatacaacatcgcaagaagcttgcaagcaatgtgactaatgatttagccacgtgatcttgtattacggaacgagtaaagagacttgccggtaacgagattgaactaggtatggagataccgatgatcgaatctcgggcaagtaacataccgatagacaaagggaactacatacgggattagctgaatccttgacatcgagattcgaccgataagatcttcgtagaatatgtgggaaccaatatgggcatccaggtcccgctattggttattaaccgtagatgtgtctcagtcatgtctgcatagttctcgaacccgcaggatctacacacttaacgttcggtgacgatataagtatagttgagtcattatggtggttatcgaaggttgttcagagtcccggatgagatctcggacatgacgaggaactccggaatggtatggaggtgaagattgatatattggacgaagggtattggagtccggaactgTTCCGGGGGTATGGGGTGATGACCAGCatcaccgaaaggggtttcggggggccccggcaagtgttgggggcccCATGGTCCAAGGGGAGGGGTCAAACCAGCCCATTGAGGGGCtgagcaccccccccccctcaccCATCTCACATAACTAGGAGGGTTGGGGgtgcccctctagggttccctccaccTGGCTTGTTGGGCAAGTCAccctaggggagatcccatctgccctggccgctgcCGCCCCTTTGGGAAATCCTAGGGACgccaccccctcctcccttcccctatatatagagaggtagagatagggcagccgcaccccttgagcACATCTCCACGCCACAGTGCTGCCCTTCCTCTCCCTCATAG
This window encodes:
- the LOC119293750 gene encoding protein STRICTOSIDINE SYNTHASE-LIKE 13-like, with amino-acid sequence MEEKKPRRQGAAVRDGIVQYPHLFIAALALALVVMDPFHLGPLAGIDYRPVKHELAPYREVMQRWPRDNGSRLRLGRLEFVNEVFGPESIEFDSQGRGPYAGLADGRVVRWMGDKTGWETFAVMNPDWSEKVCANGVESTTKKQHGKEKWCGRPLGLRFHRETGELFIADAYYGLMAVGESGGVATSLAREVGGDPVHFANDLDIHMNGSIFFTDTSTRYSRKDHLNILLEGEGTGRLLRYDRETGAVHVVLNGLVFPNGVQISQDQQFLLFSETTNCRIMRYWLEGPRAGQVEVFANLPGFPDNVRLNSKGQFWVAIDCCRTPTQEVFARWPWLRTAYFKIPVSMKTLGKMVSMKMYTLLALLDGEGNVVEVLEDRGGEVMKLVSEVREVDRRLWIGTVAHNHIATIPYPLD